In one window of Niallia sp. Man26 DNA:
- a CDS encoding methyl-accepting chemotaxis protein, protein MNSTIQAVVNIAPIIKDTLGPTAAMGVLDTEKFVYFSPSTLLNLDVEAGKTRLDEHEVYLRALRGEQIISKTDDANIFGVPVVTSITPIRDIDTNEIVGLLSLSRTLEHQDKLDKELSRINEVIDALQGKVQYVAAQAEELSATSSDINDQAKSASQNSRQIGEVVQLIEQISTQTNLLGLNAAIEAARSGDAGRGFGVVADEIRKLSNNTKEAVKTIGKSLTEIRASIENLTLSINEVSTSSDEQSVIMVEFMDEIQALDAKSKQIIEKMKIVTNQE, encoded by the coding sequence ATGAATTCTACTATTCAGGCAGTAGTCAATATTGCCCCGATTATAAAAGATACGCTAGGACCAACAGCCGCAATGGGTGTGCTGGATACGGAGAAGTTTGTTTACTTTTCGCCGTCAACGCTCTTGAATTTGGATGTTGAAGCAGGAAAAACAAGACTGGATGAGCATGAAGTTTATCTGCGCGCACTTAGAGGCGAACAAATTATTTCTAAAACAGACGATGCAAACATTTTCGGTGTGCCTGTAGTGACTTCTATTACGCCAATTAGGGATATAGATACAAATGAAATTGTTGGCTTGTTATCTTTATCGCGAACATTGGAGCATCAAGATAAGCTAGATAAAGAGCTTAGCAGAATCAATGAAGTAATTGATGCGTTGCAAGGCAAGGTGCAGTATGTTGCCGCACAGGCAGAAGAGCTTTCCGCAACCAGCAGCGATATTAACGACCAAGCAAAAAGTGCAAGCCAAAACTCTCGCCAAATAGGCGAAGTAGTTCAGTTAATTGAACAAATATCTACACAGACAAATCTTCTTGGATTAAATGCAGCTATTGAAGCAGCTCGTTCTGGCGATGCTGGCAGAGGCTTCGGTGTTGTGGCAGATGAGATAAGAAAATTATCTAACAATACGAAGGAAGCAGTGAAGACAATTGGTAAATCCTTAACGGAAATCCGTGCCAGCATTGAGAATCTGACACTCAGCATTAATGAGGTCTCCACTTCATCAGATGAGCAATCTGTTATCATGGTTGAATTCATGGATGAAATTCAGGCTTTGGATGCAAAAAGCAAACAGATAATTGAAAAAATGAAAATAGTAACTAACCAGGAATAG
- a CDS encoding 2,3-butanediol dehydrogenase — MKSLVYYGSKDVKIEEVTEPVVTEGTVKVKVKFAGICGTDLHEYLHKTFVTENKMILGHEFTGEIVEVGNNVTKFKAGDRVAIEPIWGCGECQTCKTGNYNICPNMKSYGIHENGGFAEYVVVKEANVFLLPDTLKFEFAALVEPLAVVLQAIRKSKFKIGDSVALFGAGPIGLLLSESLRAAGASKIFVAEVSEERRKLALKMGADVVINPLEEDAVQVIQNHTNGGVDVSFDVAGVEATFNQSLDCIKPNGEFMIVSVFANPVKYHPTTQVVSEKKINSSLGYNNIFAQAIDLLSKGSLNVEPVITSIIALDNIVEDGFEKLINDKNECKILVRPN, encoded by the coding sequence ATGAAGTCTTTAGTATATTACGGTTCAAAAGATGTAAAAATTGAAGAAGTCACTGAACCGGTAGTTACAGAAGGAACTGTAAAAGTTAAAGTTAAATTCGCTGGTATATGTGGGACAGATTTACACGAATATCTACATAAAACATTTGTAACAGAAAATAAAATGATTTTAGGCCATGAATTTACAGGAGAAATTGTGGAAGTCGGCAATAATGTAACTAAATTTAAAGCTGGCGACAGAGTTGCGATTGAACCGATTTGGGGATGTGGTGAGTGTCAAACATGTAAAACTGGAAATTATAATATTTGCCCTAATATGAAATCATATGGCATTCACGAAAATGGCGGTTTCGCTGAATATGTTGTCGTGAAAGAAGCAAATGTATTTTTATTGCCTGATACACTCAAGTTTGAATTTGCCGCTTTAGTAGAGCCTCTTGCCGTTGTATTGCAGGCAATTCGAAAAAGTAAGTTCAAAATTGGCGATAGCGTCGCACTTTTTGGAGCAGGACCAATCGGGCTGCTGTTATCCGAGAGCTTGAGAGCAGCAGGAGCAAGTAAGATTTTTGTGGCAGAAGTTAGTGAAGAACGCAGAAAACTAGCATTGAAAATGGGTGCGGATGTAGTAATAAATCCGCTGGAAGAGGATGCTGTTCAAGTTATTCAAAATCATACCAATGGGGGAGTAGATGTTTCCTTTGACGTTGCTGGAGTAGAGGCTACATTCAACCAATCACTTGATTGCATCAAACCAAATGGTGAGTTTATGATTGTAAGTGTGTTTGCAAATCCTGTTAAGTATCACCCTACAACACAAGTAGTCAGTGAGAAAAAAATCAATTCTTCTCTCGGTTATAATAACATCTTTGCCCAAGCGATTGATTTGTTATCAAAGGGATCATTGAATGTTGAGCCAGTCATCACAAGTATCATAGCATTAGATAACATTGTGGAAGACGGGTTTGAAAAACTAATTAATGATAAAAATGAATGCAAAATTTTAGTTCGTCCGAACTAA
- a CDS encoding methyl-accepting chemotaxis protein, whose protein sequence is MHLTLQALVKLAPEIKKNLGENCAVVVTDTENFIFSSQSKDLDYSVKVGDFAFTEDNDILRQALNGEKVKIHIPKERYGVGMHYSANPIRDENGEIVGVFQITKTLKDEELLDEDLDELRSIVSSLQGKVQQVAAQAEELSATSTDINGQAAHANENSQEISKVVKLIEDISSQTNLLGLNAAIEAARSGDAGRGFGVVADEIRKLSIGTKDAVGTIGKSLQEIRTNMENLTVSIGEVSTASAEQSRVMVEFMEDIQNLNEQSNDIGQYIKNITS, encoded by the coding sequence ATGCATTTAACACTACAAGCGTTGGTTAAACTAGCACCTGAAATCAAAAAAAACCTTGGTGAAAATTGTGCTGTTGTCGTTACCGACACAGAGAATTTCATCTTTTCCTCCCAGTCAAAAGATTTAGATTATAGTGTTAAAGTCGGTGACTTTGCATTTACGGAAGATAACGATATCCTGCGTCAAGCACTTAACGGAGAAAAAGTAAAAATACATATTCCTAAAGAACGCTATGGCGTTGGTATGCACTATTCCGCTAATCCTATTCGTGATGAAAACGGTGAGATTGTCGGTGTGTTCCAAATTACCAAAACATTGAAAGACGAAGAACTATTAGATGAAGATTTGGATGAATTACGCTCGATCGTCAGCAGTCTGCAGGGAAAAGTACAACAAGTTGCCGCTCAAGCGGAGGAACTTTCCGCAACCAGCACAGATATAAATGGCCAAGCAGCTCATGCAAATGAGAACTCGCAGGAGATTAGTAAGGTTGTTAAATTAATTGAAGATATTTCATCACAGACAAACTTGCTTGGCTTGAATGCTGCCATTGAAGCAGCCCGTTCTGGCGATGCTGGGAGAGGCTTCGGTGTTGTGGCAGATGAAATACGCAAGCTTTCCATTGGAACAAAGGATGCAGTAGGTACGATTGGTAAATCTCTTCAAGAAATACGAACAAACATGGAGAATTTGACAGTGAGTATTGGTGAAGTATCCACTGCATCAGCAGAGCAATCTCGTGTCATGGTTGAGTTTATGGAAGATATCCAAAATCTAAATGAACAAAGCAATGATATCGGACAATACATCAAAAATATTACATCTTGA
- a CDS encoding RICIN domain-containing protein, translated as MTWQFIQVDQESYQLKNEYTSKTFQPSSKPESGVTLTQQALKTDNLQYWEFIKQSDETYMIRLKGTSLYITISANKSNSSIILMPVQNSSSQKWRLIKQNPLI; from the coding sequence ATGACCTGGCAGTTTATCCAAGTTGACCAAGAAAGCTACCAGTTGAAAAATGAATATACATCAAAAACATTTCAGCCTTCGTCAAAGCCTGAATCAGGTGTTACTTTAACGCAGCAGGCATTAAAAACAGACAATCTTCAATATTGGGAGTTTATTAAACAATCTGATGAAACATACATGATAAGGTTAAAAGGAACTAGCTTGTATATAACCATATCCGCTAATAAATCAAATTCTTCCATTATACTCATGCCAGTACAGAATTCAAGTAGCCAGAAATGGAGATTAATTAAGCAAAACCCATTGATATAA